TCGGGGTCGGCTTTTACAAAGCCAAAACGTTCATATAAAGTTACCGCCGCTACTTGTGCATGCAGATAAACATAATCTGCGTCCGGTGGCAGATCGGCCAACACTGCTTTTACCAGCGCCTGCCCTACTCCATCGCCACGGAAAGCTTTAAGAACGGCAAAGCGCTCCAACTTATAACCCTTATCCGTTTTGCGCCAGCGTGACGCGCCGGCGGGTACATCATCTGCAGTTGCCAGGAAATGGGTCGATTCGTCTTCGTGTTCCCACTCCAGCTCGGGCGGGCAATTTTGTTCGTCTACAAATACCTCGCGCCGTATGGCGAATACCTTTTTCAGCTCAGCCGGATCAGTTACTTTTTTTACTTGTACGTTTTTTGGCATTCATGTATGATTTTCGTGTTCTGTATTGGCCCAGCTTCATCTGGTGATTCTCTTCAGCCGCATCGATGGAATGGGTACAGGTAATATCCTCCTCCTTCTCGGCCAGGTCGGACAACTGCACATAAAACTTGTGCAATTGATCAAGCTCCTCCTCGTTCAGGTCCTCAATGTCTACCATCCGGTTGCTGGCCCCCTGGTGCGACGCCAGCAGTTCGTTAAGCTTCAAATGTATAGCTTTTGAATCTTTATTCTGCGTTTTCTGTATCAGGAAAACCATCAGGAAGGTGACGATCGTCGTACCTGTATTAATGACCAGTTGCCACGTATCTGAATATTTAAATATGGGCCCGGTGACTATCCAAACAATAATAACAACCATTGCCAGAATAAATGCGCCCGAACTACCCGTTACGCTGGTGGCCCAGTTGGCAAATTTTTCGAAAAGATTCTTTTTTTTCTTAGCCATCTCGACAAATTTTAGGATTAAATTAACAAAAAACGCCCCGGTAAATGCCGGGGCGTTTATAATACAATTAATCTGCTTTACAGTTTGCTGTTCACATCAATACAATTCAGATCTTCAAAAGCAGCCGACAGGCGCTTCACAAAGTTCTCCTCGCCCTTACGCAGCCAGACACGCGGATCGTAGAATTTTTTATTTGGAGAATCTTCTCCTTCAGGACTGCCTATCTGGCTCTGCAGGTAACCTTCTTTCGATTTGTAGTAATCTTTAATGCCTTCCCAGAACGCCCATTGCATATCAGTATCGATATTCATTTTAATGGCGCCATAGGAGATCGCTTCGCGTATCTCGGCCTGGCTCGAGCCCGACCCGCCATGGAATACAAAATTGATCGGTTTTTCGGCCGGCAGGTTAAACTTCTTTTTCACATACTCCTGTGAGTTATGCAATATTACAGGCTGTAGTTTTACGTTACCTGGCTTATATACACCATGTACGTTACCAAAAGCGGCCGCTACGGTAAAACGCGGACTTACTTTTGAAAGTTCTTCATATGAATATGCCACGTCTTCCGGCTGGGTATAAAGGCGTGAGCTGTCGACATCGCTGTTATCCACGCCGTCTTCTTCGCCACCGGTAACACCTAATTCGATCTCGAGGGTCATGCCCATTTTAGCCATACGCTCAAGGTATTTAGCCGATATCTCGATATTCTCGTGGATAGGCTCTTCAGAAAGGTCGAGCATGTGCGACGAGAATAACGGTTTTCCTGTCTCGGCAAAGAATTTTTCGCCATAATCAAGCAAACCATCTACCCAGGGCAGCAACTTTTTGGCACAGTGGTCGGTATGCATAATTACCGCTACGCCATAATGTTCTGCTAACAAATGCACGTGCTTTGCAGCAGAAACGCCGCCTAAAATACACGCCTGCAGCTTGGAGTTATCCAGCGATTTGCCGGCATAAAACTGCGCACCACCGTGCGATAACTGGATAATAACCGGCGAATTAACAGCTTTGGCTGTCTCCATTACACCGTTTATGGTGTTAGTACCTATTACATTTACCGCCGGTAACGCAAACTGGTGTTTCTTGGCTATTTCAAATAGCTCCTGCACCTGATCGCCGTGCAGTACACCTTTATAATCTTTTAAATTCATGAGCATGATTGTTTCGGGCTTCGAATTTATA
Above is a window of Mucilaginibacter ginsenosidivorans DNA encoding:
- a CDS encoding low affinity iron permease family protein; amino-acid sequence: MAKKKKNLFEKFANWATSVTGSSGAFILAMVVIIVWIVTGPIFKYSDTWQLVINTGTTIVTFLMVFLIQKTQNKDSKAIHLKLNELLASHQGASNRMVDIEDLNEEELDQLHKFYVQLSDLAEKEEDITCTHSIDAAEENHQMKLGQYRTRKSYMNAKKRTSKKSN
- the fbaA gene encoding class II fructose-bisphosphate aldolase, with product MNLKDYKGVLHGDQVQELFEIAKKHQFALPAVNVIGTNTINGVMETAKAVNSPVIIQLSHGGAQFYAGKSLDNSKLQACILGGVSAAKHVHLLAEHYGVAVIMHTDHCAKKLLPWVDGLLDYGEKFFAETGKPLFSSHMLDLSEEPIHENIEISAKYLERMAKMGMTLEIELGVTGGEEDGVDNSDVDSSRLYTQPEDVAYSYEELSKVSPRFTVAAAFGNVHGVYKPGNVKLQPVILHNSQEYVKKKFNLPAEKPINFVFHGGSGSSQAEIREAISYGAIKMNIDTDMQWAFWEGIKDYYKSKEGYLQSQIGSPEGEDSPNKKFYDPRVWLRKGEENFVKRLSAAFEDLNCIDVNSKL
- a CDS encoding GNAT family N-acetyltransferase translates to MPKNVQVKKVTDPAELKKVFAIRREVFVDEQNCPPELEWEHEDESTHFLATADDVPAGASRWRKTDKGYKLERFAVLKAFRGDGVGQALVKAVLADLPPDADYVYLHAQVAAVTLYERFGFVKADPEFEEAGIRHYKMIRNA